Sequence from the Sanguibacter keddieii DSM 10542 genome:
CGCACCGACGGGACCTCGCGTCCCACGACCGAGGATGACGATGCCCCTCTCCCCCGACCTCACCGACGCGCTGGCCACCTTCGTGGCCGGCCGCTCACCCGGGCACCCGGTGCTCGTCGCGAGCGACTTCGACGGCGTCCTCTCGCCGCTGGTCGACGACCCGTCGGCCTCGGCCCCCACCCCGGAGGCCACCGAGGCCCTCGGGCGGCTCGCGACGCTGCCCGCCTCCGACGTCCGGCTCGCCCTGGTGTCGGGACGCGACCTCGAGACCCTCGCGACGCTCTCCCGGGCGCCGCTGGGCACCGAGCTGGTCGGCAGCCACGGCGCCGAGCAGGGTGTCGTCGTGGGCACAGCCGGCCGGGACGACGGAGACGAGCCAGCCAGCACCACGGTCGAGGGGCACCCCTTCGCCCTCACCGACGACGAGCGCAGCAGGCTCGACGCCGTGCGCAGCGGCCTCGAGGCGATCGCCCACGACGCCGAGGGCGCCTGGGTCGAGGACAAGCCCTCCGCCGCGGTCCTGCACACCCGACGCGCGGAGCCGGACCGGGCTGCGCGCGCCGGAGACGCGGCCCGTGCGCTCGGGGCCCAGCACGACGCCCACACGATGACCGGCAAGGACGTCGTCGAGATCGCCGTGGTCGACACCTCGAAGGGCGTCGCGCTCGTCCGCCTGCGTGACGAGCTCGACGCGGCCGCGGTCCTCTACCTCGGCGACGACGTCACCGACGAGCGCGCCTTCGAGGCGCTCTCGTCGACCGACGTGACCGTCAAGGTCGGGCCGGGCGAGACCGTCGCCCGGTTCCGGGTCGACACTGTCGAAGACGCCGCGGCCGTGCTCGCCGAGGTCGCGCGGCTGCTCGCCTGAGCTTCTCCCGACGCGTCTGCCGACTCGTCGTCCGACGCGTCTCCTGAGTGCTCGTGGGCGGTGCTGCCGGTGCCCCTGAGGTGCCTGCGGCGCCGCCGACGACCGAGACCAGATCGAGACACCAGCCCACGATTTGTGTGGCAGGATGAGTCCTGGCTCACACCATCGCTGGTGCGGGGCTGTGTCAGCGAAGACGCTTCTGACACCTTTCACAACGGATCGTCCGGCACGTACCTGCCGGTGAAGGGCTGTATCGCCATGGCAACTGTCACTTACGACCACGCGAGCCGCATCTACCCCGGGACCGAGCGCCCTGCGGTGGACCAGCTCGACCTCCACGTCGAGGACGGCGAGTTCCTCGTCCTCGTCGGACCCTCGGGCTGTGGCAAGTCCACCTCGCTGCGCATGCTCGCCGGCCTCGAGGACGTCAACGCCGGCCGCATCCTCATCGGTGACCGCGACGTCACCGACGTGCAGCCCAAGGACCGCGACATCGCGATGGTGTTCCAGAACTACGCGCTGTACCCGCACATGTCGGTCGCCGACAACATGGGCTTCGCGCTCAAGATCGCCGGCAAGCCGAAAGCCGAGATCCGCAGCCGTGTCGAAGAGGCCGCGAAGATCCTCGACCTCACCGAGTACCTCGACCGCAAGCCGAAGGCCCTCTCGGGCGGTCAGCGTCAGCGCGTCGCCATGGGCCGTGCCATCGTGCGCCAGCCGCAGGTGTTCCTCATGGACGAGCCGCTGTCGAACCTCGACGCCAAGCTCCGCGTCCAGACCCGTACGCAGATCGCGTCGCTCCAGCGCCGCCTCGGCGTCACGACCGTCTACGTCACGCACGACCAGACCGAGGCGCTCACCATGGGTGACCGCATCGCTGTCCTCAAGGACGGCCTCCTCCAGCAGGTCGGCACGCCCCGCGAGATGTACGACTCCCCGAAGAACGTGTTCGTCGCCGGCTTCATCGGCTCCCCCGCCATGAACCTCGGTACCTTCACGGTCTCCGACGGCATCGCGCAGATCGGCAAGGCGCGCATCCCGCTGTCCCGCGAGGCAGCCGCCGGCCTCACCGCCGACGACAAGGGCAAGGTCACCCTCGGGTTCCGCCCCGAGGCCCTCGACATCGTCAGCGAGACCGACCCGGCCGCGCTCGAGGTCCAGGTCAACATCGTCGAGGAGCTCGGCTCCGACGCGTTCGTCTACGGCACCCTCAAGGGCGACCTCGCAGGCGCCGACCTCTCGTCCGCCGGTGCCGGCGACCACGAGGTCATCGTCCGCATCAACCCGCGCACCGCACCCGCCAAGGGCGAGCGCATCTACGTCTCCATCCGTCAGGGCCAGGAGCACGTCTTCTCGCCCAGCACGGGCCTGCGCCTCTCCAGCCAGTGACGTGACACGGAGGGCGGGTACGGGCCACACGGCCTGTGCCCGCCCTCCGTCGTACTCCCCGCGCACGGTGACCGCCCGTGTGCTCATCGTCTCGCCCTGTCGCGCTTCGTCCGTGGCCCCACCTGTGGTCCACTGGCTGGTGGCACCGGCGCGCCCTGATCCCTGCGCACCGACACACACGGCCGAGCCCCGGCGCTCCACCACGGAAAGGACCGCACCCGTGGCCCAGAACCTCCAGATCACCGCCGCCTCCCCGGACCCGGCGCTGCTCGACCTGCCGTGGGACGTGCCGCTCGAGCAGTGGCCCTCCTCCGTGCTCGCCGCCCTCCCCCGAGGCATCTCCCGGCACATCGTGCGCTTCGTCAAGATGTCCGGAGGCGTGATCGCCGTCAAGGAGATCGGCGAGTCCGTCGCCTACCGCGAGTACGAGCTGCTCCGGCAGCTCAGCCGGATCAGCGTCCCCAGCGTCGAGCCCGTCGGGGTCATCACCGGCCGCCAGGACGCGAACGGCGAGCGCCTCGAGGCGGTGCTCATCACCAAGCACCTCCAGTTCTCGCTGCCCTACCGCTCGCTCTTCAGCCAGATGCTGCAGCCCGACACCGCGACCCGCCTCATCGACGCGCTCGCCGTGCTCCTCGTGCGCCTGCACCTCATCGGCTTCTACTGGGGCGACGTCTCCCTGTCGAACACCCTGTTCCGCCGCGACGCCGAGACCTTCGCCGCCTACCTCGTCGACGCCGAGACCGGCGACCTGCACCCCCAGCTCACCGACGGCCAGCGCACCTACGACGTCGACCTCGCCCGCACCAACATCATCGGCGAGCTCATGGACCTCGCCGCCGGTGAGCTCCTCGACGAGGACACCGACACCATCGCCATCGGCGACGCGCTCGTCGAGCGGTACGAAGAGCTCTGGAGCGCACTCACCGACGAGGAGTCCTTCGACTCCGAGGAGCGGTGGCGCGTCGCGGCCCGCATCGAGCGCCTCAACCACCTCGGCTTCGACGTCGGCGAGCTCGAGATCACCACGGACATCGACGGCACGAGCGTCCAGATCCAGCCGAAGGTCGTCGACGCCGGCCACCACTCGCGCCGTCTGCTGCGCCTCACCGGCCTCGACGTCCAGGAGAACCAGGCACGCCGCCTGCTCAACGACCTCGACTCCTACCGCGCGGCGACCGACCGGCAGAACGACGAGGAGGAGTTCGTCGCCCACGACTGGCTCTCCGGCGTCTTCGAGCCCACCGTCCGCGCCGTCCCCCGCGACCAGCGCCGCAAGCTCGAGCCCGCCCAGCTGTTCCACGAGGTGCTCGACCACCGGTGGTTCATCTCCGAGCAGCAGGGCCGGGACGTCCCCCTCGCCGAGGCGGTCTCGAGCTACGTCGAGAACGTCCTGCGCGACCGCCCCGACGAGATGGCGATCCTCGGCCTCCCGCCCGAGTCCGCCGACCAGCAGGAGTAGCGGAGCAGCAGCAGCACCACGCAGAGCGACCCCGGGACCGTGCGGTCCCGGGGTCGCTCTGCGTTCAGGTGCTGTGCGTTCAGGTGCTGTGCATTCAGGTGCTCTGCGTTCAGGTGCTGTGCGTCAGGCCTCGGCGGCGCGGACCTTCGCGACCTCGTAGAGGGCGATGCCCGCTGCGACGCCGGCGTTGAGCGACTCGACGGCCGAGGCGATCGGGATCGACGCGATGGCGTCGCAGGTCTCGCGGACGAGGCGCGACAGGCCCTTGCCCTCGGAGCCGACGACCAGCACGATCGGGTCGACCGAGAACGCGAGGTCGCCGACCGACACCTCCCCGCCGCCGTCGAGACCGACGATGAAGCACCCGGCCGACTTGTACTCGAGGAGCGTGCGCGTGAGGTTGGTCGCGCGAGCCACGGGCACGCGGGCCGCGGCGCCGGCCGAGACCTTCCATGCCGACGCCGTGACGCCGGCCGAGCGGCGCTCGGGGACGAGCACGCCGTGGGCGCCGAAAGCACCGGCGGACCGCAGGACCGCACCGAGGTTGCGCGGGTCCGTGACACCGTCGAGCGCGACGATGAGCGCGGGCTGCTCGAGCTCGGCAGCGATGTCGAGGAGGTCCTCGGGGTCGCGGTACTCGTACGGCGGCACCTGGATGGCGACGCCCTGGTGCACGGAGTCGTCCGTCAGGCGGTCGAGCTCGGGCTTGGTGACCTCGAGCAGGTTGTAGCCACGACCCGAGGCGATCTGCAGGATCTCGCGCGTGCGGTCGTCAGCCTCGAGACGCGTCCCGATGTAGACCGTCGTCACGGGGATGCGGGCGCGCAGCGCCTCGAGGACGGCGTTGCGCCCCGAGACCATCTCGTGCGTGGCCGACCCCGACTTCTTGGGTCCCTTGCCGCGTCCGCTCGGTCGGCTGCCGCCGCTCGGGCGTCCGTTCGAGCGCGGTGCCGTGCCGGTCGCGCCGGCGCGCTCGGCACCGGCCTTGCGCTTCGCGGCGACGTGGTACGGACGCTCCTCGGCCTTCGGGGTGGGCCCGCGGCCCTCGAGGGCCTGACGGCCCCATCCGCCCGAACCGGTCTTCGCGCCCTTCTTCGAACCGGGCTTGCGCACCGCTCCGCGGCGCTGTGAGTTGCCTGCCATCAGTCCTGGTCCTCCGTAGTCGTGGCCGCGAGTGTCCATCGCGCGCCGAGAGTCGAGTCCTCGACGACGATCCCGGCCCGCGCGAGGCGGTCCCGGATGGCGTCCGAGGTGGCGAAGTCCTTGGCCGCGCGCGCCTGCGCACGTGCCTCGAGCTCGCAGGTGACGAGCGCGTCGAGCGCCGTCGTCGAGCTGGTGCTGGTCGACGACGTCGACCACGCCGCCGGGTCGAGGCCGAGCACGTCGAGCATCGAGCGGACCAGCACCAGCTCGGTGCGGGCCGCCGCGTCGTCGCCCCCGGCGAGAGCCGTGTTGCCGGCCTTGAGGTGCTCGTGCACGGCCGCGAGTGCTGCCGACACGTTGAGGTCGTCGTCCATCGCCGCGACGAAGCCCGCCGGGAGCGCTGCCGCCACGACCTCCTCCGCCGGCACGGTGCCGACCCGCTCGGTCGCGCGGTCGACGAACCCCACGAAGCGGTCCCACGTGGTGTCCGCCTCGGCGACGGTCTCCGCCGTCCACTCGAGCATGGACCGGTAGTGGACGCCCGCGAGCGCGAAGCGCAGCACGGCCGCCCTCGTCCGGTCGAGGACCTCGGTGACCAGCAGCCCGTTGCCGAGCGACTTGCTCATCTTGGCCCCGCCCTGGGTGACCCAGGCCGAGTGCATCCACAGGCGTGCGAAGTCGTAGCCGGCCGCCCGCGACTGCGCCTGCTCGTTCTCGTGGTGCGGGAACCGCAGGTCGAGGCCCCCGCCGTGGATGTCGAAGGTGTCGCCGAGGTAGCGCTGCGCCATGGCCGAGCACTCGAGGTGCCAGCCGGGGCGGCCGCGGCCGAAGGGCGTGGGCCAGGAGGCCGTCTCGGGCTCTCCCGGCTTCGCGGCCTTCCACAGCGCGAAGTCGCGCGGGTCCTTCTTGACGCCCGCGTCGACCTCTTCCGTCGCCGGGGTGAGGTCTTCGAGGCGCTGGTTGGTGAGCGAGCCGTAGGGCTCCCAGGAGCGGACGTCGAAGTACACGTCGCCCTCGCCCGCCTGGTAGGCGTGCCCGGCCGCGACGAGGCGCTCCATGAGCGCCACCATGTCGGTGACGTGGCCGGTCGCCCGCGGCTCGTAGGTGGGCGGGAGGTTGCCGAGGGCGTCGTAGGCGTGCGTGAAGGCGCGCTCGTGCGTCGCCGCCCAGGCCCACCAGGGCTCCCCGGCGGCCGCGGACTTGGCGAGGATCTTGTCGTCGATGTCGGTCACGTTGCGGACCAGCGTCACACGGTGACCCGTGCGGGCGAGCCAGCGGGCGAGCACGTCGAAGGCGACGGCCGAGCGCATGTGACCGATGTGGGGCAGCCCCTGGACCGTCGCCCCGCAGACGTACACGCCGACCTCACCCTCGACGAGGGGGACGAAGTCGCGCACGTCACGCGTAGCGGTGTCATACAGGCGGAGGCTCACAGGCCCCAGGCTACCGGCGCGGGCACGCTAGCGCGGCATCGCCGCACACGGGCGCGGGTGACCACCGTCCGAGACGGACCGGGCGGGGTGGGCTCAGCCGAAGTTCTGCTGCTCCCCGCGGTAGGTCGGGACCGTCCCGACGACCTGGTCGCCCCGGACCAGGTGGACCACGTCGAAGCGCTCGAGGGCCTCCCCGGCCTTCGCGTGGCGGAACCACGCGCGGTCCCCCACCCTCGGTGCACGGGCCCCGCGCGGGACCTCGAGGGGGGTCTGCACCTCGCCCGCCCCTTCCCGGCGTGCGAGGCGGAAGGCCCCGGGCTCGGCCGGGCGGGGCTGCCGGGTGGCCGTCGGCGGTCCCGAGGCCACGTACCCGCCCCCGAAAGCCGTGACGACCCGGTCCGAGGGCCGCCGCACGACGTCGAGCCCGAAGAACGCGGCCGGTGCCACGCCGAGCGCCCGGTAGCCGTCGAAGAGCCCGGGTGCGTAGAGGCCAGACCCGGCCGCGACCTCGGTCACGGTCGGGTCGGCGACGCTCGTCTCGACCGACCCCGTGCCACCGGAGTTGACGAGCTCGAGGGGGCCCACGCGCTGCTCGACCGCGGCGACGACGGCTGCGCGGCGACGGTCGAGGTCGCGCACCGAGAGCCGCTTGACGAGCCGGACGGCAGCGCTGGTGTCCGGGAGCCCTGCGACCTGCGCCTCGTAGAACATCGCCCCGACGAGGCGCACGCCCGGGATGGCGGCCACCTGCCCGGCGACGAGGGCCGCGTCCTCGGGGGTGTGCACGGGCGAGCGACGGACGCCGAGGTGCACCCAGGGGCGGGGTCCGGGCCCCACCCGCAGCGAGGCGTCGACGTCGAGGCAGAGGCGCACGTCCTGGGCCGGATCGCCGGCTGCCGCCCGGGCGGCGGCCACGAGCTCCAGGTGCTCGTGGCAGTCGACGACGAGCGTCGTGCGGGCGAGCGCCTCGGGCGAGCAGCACAGCTCGGTGAGCGCACCGAGGTCGACGCAGGGGTAGGCGACCAGGACGTCGCGCGCGGCGCCGGGAGAGGTCGCGAGCAGCCAGAGCGCCTCGCGCAGCGAGTAGGCCATGAGGCCGCTCACCCCCGGCACGGCGTGCGCCCGCTCGACGAGGGCGCGCACCCGCACCGACTTGGTCGCCAGCCGGACCGGGGTCCCGCCGGCCCGACGCACGAGCGCCGCGGCGTTGCGGTCGAAGGCGTCGAGGTCGACGACGGCGAGCGGGGCGGGCAGCCCTGCGGTCGCGGCGTCGAGCCGCGCACCGAGGGCGCCCGGGGTCACGCCGGGTCCTCGACGAAGGTCTCGAGCACCTGCACGAGGAGGGTGAGCTGCTCGGTCGCGGCCTGCTCGTCGGCGTCCACGAGCCACGCGGTCGTCAGGCCGTCGAGGAAGGTCGCCACGAAGCGCGCGACGTCCGCGACCGGGCGGTCCCACACGACCCCGTTCTCCTCGGCGAACCCGGTGAGCACCTGCTCCGCGAGCGCCCGCTGGTCGGCCTGCTGCCCCACGACGAGCGGGCGCAGCGCGGTCCGCCGCAGCGCCGTCACGGAGATCTCGTAGCTGACCAGCTGGAGGTCCCGGTGCGCGGTGAGCACCTCCCAGAACCGGAGCGCGACGTCGAGCGCCCCCTCGGTGAAGGTGCCGCCCCCGGCGAGACCGACCGCCTCGACCGGTACGTTGCGGCCCGTGACCTCGACGCTCACCGCACGCAGCAGGTCGGCATGGTCGTAGAAGCTCTCGCGTGCGGTGTCCCACGACATCCCGGCGACGTCGGCCGCGGCCCGCAGGGTCACGTGCTCCAGACCTCGGTCCGCGGCGAGCTGGACGGCGGCGTCGACGACGCGTCCCCGTCGTTCCTCGAGTGACCAGCCCATCGTGCTCCTCCGTGAGACCCCCGCCGTCCGACCCATCATGGGGCATCGCCAGGGTGCTTGACCATGACGAGCGGGGAGCTCCATCATGCTCAGCATGAGGATCTCGCCCGGTCGGCGTCCCGCTCCCTGGACCACCTGGGCGGGCACGGCCCGGTGCCAGCCACGCGTCCTCGCGACGCCCGGGTCGACCGACGCGCTGCGCGCCCTGCTCCACGAGGCGGCCGAGCGCGGCGAGGGTGTCCGTGCCGTCGGGGCAGGCCACTCCTTCACCGGGGCCGCGACGACCTCGGGCACCATGGTCAGCCTCGCCGGGCTCGGGCGCCGGACCGCGCCGGACGGCCGGACCGGGCGGTCCGAGGACGTCGAGGAGGTCGAGGAGGTCGTCCCGCTCGCCGGCGGTGGGGCCCTCGTCACGGTCCGCGCGGGGATCGGCCTCCGGGCGCTCAACCTCACGCTCGCACGGCACGGCCTCGCGCTCGCCAACCTCGGCGACATCGACCGGCAGACCCTCGCCGGAGCGCTCGGCACCGGCACCCACGGCACCGGCGCCCGGCACACCGGGCTGGCCGCCCAGGTGCGCGGCGTGCGCCTCATGACGGCGGCGGGCGAGGTCGTCGACACGAGCGCCGACACCCACGGGGCGCTCTTCGAGGCGGCGAGGCTCGGTCTGGGCGCCGTCGGGATCGTCCTCGCGGTCACCCTGCGCACGGTGCCCGCGTTCCGGCTCACGGCCCGCGAGGCACCCCAGCCGCTCGACGAGGTCCTCGAACGGCTCGACGGCCCCGGGAACCTCGTCGACGCCCACGACCACTTCGAGCTCTACTGGTTCCCGCACACCCGGCGCACCCTCACCAAGCGCAACGACAGGGCAGAGCCTCTGGACGCGGACGGGGCCCCGGGCAGGGCTCGGGACCCGAGCGGACCGGGCACGCGGACGGTCGAGACGGCGCGTCGGCTGTGGTCGACGGGGCGCCGGTGGGTCGACGACGAGCTGCTCTCGAACGGGCTGTTCTGGGCGACGAACGAGCTGGCCACCCTCGCCCCCGGCCTCACGCCACGCATCAACGCCGTCGCGTCCAGGGCGCTGGCGCCCCGCACCTACACCGCGGCCTCGCACGAGGTCTTCGTCTCGGCCCGCAGGGTCCGCTTCGCCGAGATGGAGTACGCCGTCCCGCGCGCCGACGTCGTCGAGGTGCTCCGCGAGGTCGACCGGTGGGTCGAGGCCTCCGGGGTGCACGTCCCCTTCCCGGTCGAGGTGCGCTTCGCCGCAGCCGACGACGTGTGGCTGTCGACCGCGCACGGCCGGGAGACCGCCTACGTCGCCGTGCACCAGTACGTCCGGTTGCCCCGCGACCGGTACTTCGCCGGGGCCGAGGCCATCTTCCGCGAGGCCCAGGGGCGCCCGCACTGGGGGAAGCTCCACACCCTCGACCGCGACGGTCTCGCAGCGCTCTACCCGCGCCTCGACGACTTCTGCGCGGTGCGCGACGCCTACGACCCGGGCCGGCTGTTCGCCAACGCGTACACGACGCGGCTCTTCGGCTGAGCAGGAGACCGAGCCTGGACCTCGCACCGAGCGCGAGACCGCCCGGCCTGAGCCTGCGGCCGGCCGGTGCGCAGGACGTGTCAGCCGCGCGCAGCCGCCTCGAGGTCAGGGAGGGAGATCTTGTCCATGGCCATGAGCGCCGCCATGACCCTGGCAGCGGCGGCCGGGTCGGGCTGCTGCATGATCTCGCCGAGGCGCTCGGGCACGATCTGCCAGGAGTAGCCGAACCGGTCCTTGAGCCACCCGCACCGGCCCGGCGCGCCGCCGTCGGCCGTCAGGGCGTCCCAGAGCCTGTCGACCTCGTCCTGGGACGCGGCCTGCACGACGAGCGACGTCGCCTCGCTGAACGGGACGTCCGTGCCGCCGTTGAGGAGCCGCACGACCGACCCGTCGATCTCGATCGTCACCACGAGGGCGGTGCCCTCCGGCAGCGGGGCGCCGGGGCCGTAGCGGGACACCTCGAGGGTGCGTGCGCCCTCGAAGACGGACACGTACAGCTCGGCGGCCTGCTCGGCCTGGTCGCCGAACCACAGGCACGGGAAGATCTTCTGCACGGCAGGCTCCTGGTGCTGGTCTGGAGGACGTGGTGAGGCACCTAGACGTGCTGGACGTGCTGGGCGTCCAGGACGCGTCGAACGTCCCGCGCCTGCTCGTCGTCGAGCAGGTCTTCGTCCAGCGTAGACCCGGCGGCGTCTGACGGACAGGGTCCGGAGGGACGGTCCGCGTCGGCGCTCCGAGGCGGCGCTCCGAGGCGACGACGACGGCGGAGCAGCCGCACGAGCAGCAGCAGCCAGGTTCAGCCCTCGTGGACCACGATCGCCGTCGCGAGGGCTGCGACGCCCTCTCCGCGGCCGGTGAGGCCGAGGCCGTCGGTCGTCGTGGCGGTGACGGTGACCGGCGCCCCGGCGGCGTCGCTGAGGACGCGCTCGGCCTCCGCGCGCCGCGTCCCGAGACGGGGCCGGTTGCCGACGAGCTGGACCGCGACGTTGCCGATGCGGAACCCGGCCGCCCGGGCCCGCGACGCGGCCTCCGCGAGCAGCACGGCGCCGCTCGCACCGGCCCACTCCGGGGCGCTCGTCCCGAAGTTCGACCCGAGGTCGCCCAGGCCGGTCGCGGAGAAGATGGCGTCGGCCGCGGCGTGCGCGACGACGTCGGCGTCGGAGTGCCCCGCGAGGCCGTTCTCCCCCGGCCAGTGCAGCCCGGCCACCCAGAGCTCGCGCCCGTCGGCAGGGTCGGCGAAGGCGTGCACGTCCGTGCCCGTGCCGACGCGCGGGAGCGGGACGGGGTGCGTGCTGCTCATGAGGTGCCTCTCGGGTGGTCTGCCGGGTGGTCTGCGCTGCTGGAGACCAGGACCTGCGCCACGGCGAGGTCGTGGGTGGTCGTGATCTTCAGCGCGCCGGCCTCGCCGGCCACCACGAAGACCGGCTCGCCGAGCGCCTCCACGAGCGACGAGTCGTCGGTCGCGGCCGTCGCCTCGTCGTGGGCACGGTCATGGCCCGCGGCGTGCGCGCGCAGCAGGAGGTCCCAGCGGAAGCCCTGCGGGGTCTGGACGGCGCGCAGCGGCGTGCGGTCCACGGTGCCGGTCACCTGCTCCAGGGAGGGCTCCGGAGAGCCGGTCACAGAGCCTGTGCTGTCACCTTCGCCCTCTGCGCCGGACGGGCTGACCGGCCCGACCGTCTTCACGGTGTCGGTGACGGACAGACCGGGCACCACCGCGCCCGCACCGGCGCGCACCGCCGCGACGACGCGGCGGACCAGGTCCGGCGAGGCGAGAGGGCGGGCGGCGTCGTGGACGAGGACGACGTCGTAGGGCACGGAGGGGCTCATCGTCTCCACAAGCGCCGCGAGCCCGGCGGCCACCGAGGCCTGCCGGCTGGGACCGCCCTCGACGACGCGCCAGGGCACGGTGAGGCCGGGGGTCTCGTCGAGGGCGTGGGTCACGGCCTCGAGGTGCTCGCGCGGGGCGGTCACGACGATCTGCGTGATCTCGCCGGAGGCGCACAGACGACTGGCGGCGTGCCCCACGAGGGAGCACGCCGCCAGCTGCGCCAGTGCCTTCGGGTACCCGAGACCGAGCCGGGCACCGGAGCCTGCAGCCGTGAGGACGGCGACGGCCGACGGCATCAGCTGCAGGTTCTCGAGGTCGGTCGGGGCGTCAGGACGCCAGGACCTCGTCGAGGATGGCCTCGGCCTTCTCCTCCTCGGTGTGCTCGGCGAGTGCGAGCTCCGAGACGAGGATCTGACGAGCACGGGCCAGCATGCGCTTCTCGCCGGCAGACAGACCGCGGTCGGCGTCGCGGCGGGAGAGGTCGCGGACGACCTCGGCCACCTTGATGACGTCGCCCGAGGCGATCTTCTCGACGTTGGCCTTGTACCGGCGAGACCAGTTCGTGGGCTCTTCGGTGTACGGGGCACGGAGGACCTCGAACACGCGGTCGAGACCTTCCTGGCCCACCACGTCACGGACGCCGACCAGGTCGACGTTCTCAGCGGGGACCTCGATGGTCAGGTCCCCCTGCGCTACCTTGAGCTTCAGGTAGAGCTTGTCCTCGCCGCGGATGGTGCGAGTCTTGATCTCTTCAATCAGAGCGGCACCGTGGTGCGGGTAGACAACGGTCTCCCCAACTGTGAACGTCATCTGTGGCAGTCCCCTTTCGCGGAAACCCATCTTACCACGGCAGAACGTTGAAATTCCGCGCCCGTGCTGCGGTCTCACGCCCACCCCTCACCCACCCCGCACCCACCGATCGCCGTGCCGGGGTCACCCGCGCGAGCCTCAGACCTCACCCGCTCCTCCCCTGCGGCCTGGTCTGTGGCACGAACCATAGGTCCGTGACTTCGTGCTCTCCTCCCCGAGCAACTAGGCTAGCGCCTGAGTGCCCGCGGGTGCGTGCGCCCGCGTCCCCCAGACGCTGCCGGCACCTGCCGGGCACCTGCCGGAGCCGGTCGCGCGCGCACGCGCTGTGCACTTCCGACCGGCGCCACAGGACCGGCGGGCTCGGCGTCCGCACACCGACACAGGAGTTCGAGTGATCCGTCAGACCAAGAAGTCCCGCGCAGCACTGGCCGCCGGAGTCGTCGGCCTCGGACTCGTCCTGTCCGCCTGCTCCCCGATCACCACCGACAAGCCCTACGCGGCCTCGGACGGCGTCCGCGCCCAGGCCGGCGACATGACCGTCGAGAACATCATGATCGTCACCGAGGGCGAGGGTCAGCCCGGTCGCCTGCTCGGCGGTGCGACCAACACCGGCACGGAGGCCGGCGAGCTCCTGCTCGCGACGGCCGACGGCGCGTCCTCGCTCGGCATCCCGATCGACTCGCGCAGCACCGTGAACTTCTTCGCCGACGGCACCGCCACGTTCTTCGAGTCCGTGCCGGTCGCCCCCGGCTCGATCCTGCCGATGACCATCACCGACCCGTCCGGCGTCACGACGCCCGTGTCGGTCCCGGTCCTCGACGGCACACTCGAGGAGTACCGCGAGGTCATCGAGTCCATCCCCACGCCCGAGCTCTCCTGACACCAGGCGGCGACGCCAGGTAGTCACACCGCCTGCACGACGAAGGGCGCCGACCTCGCGGTCGGCGCCCTTCGTCGTCTCCGTGGTGAGCCCGTCGTCCGACGACCTCACCACAGGCCCGGTCGTCGGCCCGCGCCTCCCCCCGGGGGCGCAGGACGGACGGGTCCGGGAGCGTCGGTCACCCGAAGCGGCCCGAGATGTAGTCCTCGGTGGCCTGCTGCGACGGCGACGAGAACATCGTCGAGGTGTCGTCCATCTCGATGAGCTTGCCCGGCTTGCCGGTGCCCGCGATGTTGAAGAACGCGGTGCGGTCGCTCACGCGGGCCGCCTGCTGCATGTTGTGCGTGACGACCACGATCGTGTAGTCGTCCTTGAGCTCGGCCATGAGGTCCTCGATGGCCAGCGTCGAGATCGGGTCGAGGGCCGAGCAGGGCTCGTCCATGAGGAGCACGTCCGGCTTGACCGCGATGGCCCGGGCGATGCACAGGCGCTGCTGCTGCCCGCCCGAGAGCGAGGA
This genomic interval carries:
- the otsB gene encoding trehalose-phosphatase, with product MPLSPDLTDALATFVAGRSPGHPVLVASDFDGVLSPLVDDPSASAPTPEATEALGRLATLPASDVRLALVSGRDLETLATLSRAPLGTELVGSHGAEQGVVVGTAGRDDGDEPASTTVEGHPFALTDDERSRLDAVRSGLEAIAHDAEGAWVEDKPSAAVLHTRRAEPDRAARAGDAARALGAQHDAHTMTGKDVVEIAVVDTSKGVALVRLRDELDAAAVLYLGDDVTDERAFEALSSTDVTVKVGPGETVARFRVDTVEDAAAVLAEVARLLA
- a CDS encoding ABC transporter ATP-binding protein, whose product is MATVTYDHASRIYPGTERPAVDQLDLHVEDGEFLVLVGPSGCGKSTSLRMLAGLEDVNAGRILIGDRDVTDVQPKDRDIAMVFQNYALYPHMSVADNMGFALKIAGKPKAEIRSRVEEAAKILDLTEYLDRKPKALSGGQRQRVAMGRAIVRQPQVFLMDEPLSNLDAKLRVQTRTQIASLQRRLGVTTVYVTHDQTEALTMGDRIAVLKDGLLQQVGTPREMYDSPKNVFVAGFIGSPAMNLGTFTVSDGIAQIGKARIPLSREAAAGLTADDKGKVTLGFRPEALDIVSETDPAALEVQVNIVEELGSDAFVYGTLKGDLAGADLSSAGAGDHEVIVRINPRTAPAKGERIYVSIRQGQEHVFSPSTGLRLSSQ
- a CDS encoding DUF4032 domain-containing protein, with protein sequence MAQNLQITAASPDPALLDLPWDVPLEQWPSSVLAALPRGISRHIVRFVKMSGGVIAVKEIGESVAYREYELLRQLSRISVPSVEPVGVITGRQDANGERLEAVLITKHLQFSLPYRSLFSQMLQPDTATRLIDALAVLLVRLHLIGFYWGDVSLSNTLFRRDAETFAAYLVDAETGDLHPQLTDGQRTYDVDLARTNIIGELMDLAAGELLDEDTDTIAIGDALVERYEELWSALTDEESFDSEERWRVAARIERLNHLGFDVGELEITTDIDGTSVQIQPKVVDAGHHSRRLLRLTGLDVQENQARRLLNDLDSYRAATDRQNDEEEFVAHDWLSGVFEPTVRAVPRDQRRKLEPAQLFHEVLDHRWFISEQQGRDVPLAEAVSSYVENVLRDRPDEMAILGLPPESADQQE
- the rlmB gene encoding 23S rRNA (guanosine(2251)-2'-O)-methyltransferase RlmB encodes the protein MAGNSQRRGAVRKPGSKKGAKTGSGGWGRQALEGRGPTPKAEERPYHVAAKRKAGAERAGATGTAPRSNGRPSGGSRPSGRGKGPKKSGSATHEMVSGRNAVLEALRARIPVTTVYIGTRLEADDRTREILQIASGRGYNLLEVTKPELDRLTDDSVHQGVAIQVPPYEYRDPEDLLDIAAELEQPALIVALDGVTDPRNLGAVLRSAGAFGAHGVLVPERRSAGVTASAWKVSAGAAARVPVARATNLTRTLLEYKSAGCFIVGLDGGGEVSVGDLAFSVDPIVLVVGSEGKGLSRLVRETCDAIASIPIASAVESLNAGVAAGIALYEVAKVRAAEA
- the cysS gene encoding cysteine--tRNA ligase; this encodes MSLRLYDTATRDVRDFVPLVEGEVGVYVCGATVQGLPHIGHMRSAVAFDVLARWLARTGHRVTLVRNVTDIDDKILAKSAAAGEPWWAWAATHERAFTHAYDALGNLPPTYEPRATGHVTDMVALMERLVAAGHAYQAGEGDVYFDVRSWEPYGSLTNQRLEDLTPATEEVDAGVKKDPRDFALWKAAKPGEPETASWPTPFGRGRPGWHLECSAMAQRYLGDTFDIHGGGLDLRFPHHENEQAQSRAAGYDFARLWMHSAWVTQGGAKMSKSLGNGLLVTEVLDRTRAAVLRFALAGVHYRSMLEWTAETVAEADTTWDRFVGFVDRATERVGTVPAEEVVAAALPAGFVAAMDDDLNVSAALAAVHEHLKAGNTALAGGDDAAARTELVLVRSMLDVLGLDPAAWSTSSTSTSSTTALDALVTCELEARAQARAAKDFATSDAIRDRLARAGIVVEDSTLGARWTLAATTTEDQD